The following coding sequences are from one Gemmatimonadota bacterium window:
- a CDS encoding aminotransferase class IV: protein MSAPQAATTLLETVRVRNGVAPLWPLHLERLHRSAEALGIAVGELARPEGGDDRIVRFEVSDGLVRSTEREVGSTAPLALVTAHVPHQGYPHKIAARAWLEAARLPTKSQSTDDVLFFDAEGYLVEASIWAIGWWDRETLVFPPLALGGLPSVARARLAETVRGGIATGRLRREEIAGTALLACNAARGVVQIAALDKDAVVANMRTLAVGKRFWERRDA from the coding sequence GTGAGCGCCCCGCAGGCGGCGACGACGCTGCTGGAGACGGTGCGGGTGCGGAACGGCGTGGCGCCGCTCTGGCCGCTGCACCTGGAGCGACTGCACCGCAGTGCCGAGGCGCTGGGCATCGCCGTCGGCGAGCTGGCGCGGCCGGAGGGTGGCGACGACCGCATCGTGCGCTTCGAGGTGAGTGACGGGCTGGTGCGCAGTACTGAGCGCGAGGTCGGGAGCACGGCGCCGCTGGCGTTGGTGACGGCGCACGTGCCGCATCAGGGGTATCCGCACAAGATTGCGGCGCGGGCGTGGCTCGAGGCCGCGCGGTTGCCGACCAAGTCGCAGAGCACCGACGACGTGCTCTTTTTCGACGCCGAGGGGTACCTGGTGGAGGCCTCGATCTGGGCCATTGGCTGGTGGGACCGGGAGACGCTGGTCTTCCCGCCGTTGGCGCTGGGCGGGCTGCCGTCGGTGGCGCGGGCGCGGCTGGCGGAGACGGTGCGCGGGGGGATCGCGACGGGGCGGCTCCGGCGGGAGGAGATCGCGGGGACGGCGCTCTTGGCCTGCAACGCGGCGCGTGGGGTGGTGCAGATTGCCGCGTTGGACAAGGACGCGGTGGTGGCGAACATGCGGACCCTGGCGGTGGGGAAACGGTTCTGGGAGCGTCGCGACGCTTGA
- a CDS encoding DMT family transporter — MSPRLQIAIAALLFSTGGAAIKAAQLTGWQIASFRSGVAALALLVAVPAARKGFGWKTALVGITYAVTLVTFVLANRLTTSANAIYLQSTAPVYLLLLGPWLLREPISRRDLPILAAVATGLALVFLGVDVPSVTAPDPVRGNLLAVVSGVAYAVMLIGLRWLGRDPATQGHGVSAVILGNLIACVAVLPWALPVGPTPMASWGVILYLGVFQIGGAYLLVTSGLKHVPALDASLLLLVETALNPVWSWLLLREVPSMMALAGGAVIIVATAWQALRGTRVAEPVAVM; from the coding sequence CTGTCCCCACGCCTCCAGATCGCGATCGCCGCCTTGCTCTTCTCGACCGGTGGTGCCGCGATCAAGGCGGCCCAGCTGACCGGGTGGCAGATCGCATCGTTCCGGAGTGGCGTGGCGGCGCTGGCGTTGCTGGTGGCGGTGCCGGCGGCTCGCAAGGGATTCGGCTGGAAGACCGCGCTCGTTGGCATCACCTACGCCGTCACGCTGGTCACCTTCGTGCTCGCCAACCGGCTGACCACCTCCGCCAACGCGATCTACCTCCAGTCGACCGCCCCCGTCTACCTGCTGCTGCTGGGGCCCTGGCTGCTGCGCGAGCCGATCTCGCGTCGTGACCTGCCGATCCTTGCGGCGGTCGCGACGGGGCTCGCGCTGGTCTTCCTGGGGGTCGATGTGCCGAGCGTGACCGCGCCGGATCCGGTCCGGGGGAACCTGCTCGCGGTGGTCAGTGGCGTGGCCTACGCGGTCATGCTGATCGGCCTCCGCTGGCTCGGGCGCGATCCCGCCACGCAAGGGCATGGCGTCTCGGCGGTGATCCTCGGCAACCTGATCGCATGCGTGGCCGTGCTGCCGTGGGCGCTGCCGGTGGGGCCGACGCCGATGGCCTCCTGGGGCGTGATCCTCTATCTGGGGGTGTTCCAGATCGGCGGCGCGTACCTGCTGGTGACGAGCGGCCTCAAGCATGTGCCGGCGCTCGATGCGTCGCTGCTGCTGCTGGTGGAGACGGCGTTGAATCCGGTCTGGTCGTGGTTGCTGCTGCGCGAGGTGCCGTCGATGATGGCGCTGGCGGGCGGCGCGGTGATCATCGTCGCGACGGCGTGGCAGGCGTTGCGCGGCACGCGCGTGGCGGAACCCGTGGCGGTCATGTGA
- a CDS encoding TolC family protein, with product MPRPVLAQSPVLSLDSLRAVVAAHHPVARQAQQLVRQADGAVLAATGAMFDPQLSASWERKAFGGREYYNYLEAAIKVPTPLGIDLKLGLEKTSGQYFAPDRRTPAQGLLSLGLSMPIGQGIITDRRRAELGAARAKREGAAAAREELLNALLLEATTAWAEWYRAERLLEIAREGRTLIDVRSRGIAARVARGDLAAVDTIEVRLEVVRREATLALAEADAAAARARVATYLWDAGGDPLEWDAATRPGVAPTLLRPDSAWLAAELTRALTMHPKVRKARADGDAASAVRRQASAELFPDLEAEVARLADRDGVAGLSDFPSGAGNYKFGLRASTGLLLLKERGKAGEASAKDRIAALILADIRRDVVAEARAAAAGLEGASRAAGWQIEAVALARQLLAAEQRRFDAGESSLFLVNQRERGLLDETTKLADAEVKRVASAAKLATALGYPARLPES from the coding sequence ATGCCACGGCCCGTGCTGGCCCAGTCGCCGGTGCTCTCGCTCGATTCACTGCGCGCCGTCGTTGCCGCCCATCATCCGGTGGCGCGGCAGGCGCAGCAGTTGGTGCGCCAGGCCGATGGTGCCGTACTCGCCGCCACCGGCGCGATGTTCGACCCGCAGCTCTCCGCTTCGTGGGAGCGGAAGGCGTTCGGCGGCCGCGAGTACTACAACTATCTCGAGGCCGCCATCAAGGTCCCGACGCCGCTTGGCATCGACCTCAAGCTCGGCCTCGAGAAGACCAGCGGCCAGTATTTCGCACCGGACCGGCGGACTCCCGCGCAGGGGCTGCTCTCGCTCGGCCTCTCGATGCCGATCGGGCAGGGAATCATCACCGATCGTCGGCGGGCCGAGTTGGGTGCGGCGCGCGCCAAGCGGGAGGGCGCCGCCGCGGCGCGCGAGGAACTCCTCAACGCGCTGCTCCTCGAGGCAACGACCGCGTGGGCCGAGTGGTACCGCGCGGAGCGCCTTCTCGAGATTGCGCGCGAGGGCCGCACGCTGATCGACGTGCGCAGTCGGGGCATCGCGGCGCGCGTGGCGCGCGGCGACCTGGCGGCCGTCGACACCATCGAAGTCCGGCTGGAGGTGGTGCGTCGCGAGGCGACCCTTGCCCTGGCCGAGGCCGACGCGGCGGCGGCACGCGCCCGCGTAGCGACCTACCTCTGGGACGCAGGCGGCGACCCGCTCGAGTGGGATGCGGCCACTCGCCCTGGGGTGGCGCCGACCCTGCTGCGCCCCGATTCGGCGTGGCTCGCCGCTGAACTGACCCGCGCCCTCACCATGCACCCGAAGGTCCGGAAGGCGCGCGCCGACGGCGATGCGGCATCGGCGGTCCGACGCCAGGCGAGCGCCGAGCTCTTCCCTGACCTCGAGGCGGAGGTGGCGCGCCTCGCGGACCGGGATGGGGTCGCTGGCCTCTCGGACTTCCCGTCCGGCGCCGGCAACTACAAGTTTGGGCTCCGGGCCAGCACGGGCCTGCTCCTGCTCAAGGAGCGCGGCAAGGCGGGCGAGGCGTCGGCGAAGGACCGGATCGCCGCCCTCATCCTCGCCGACATTCGCCGCGACGTGGTGGCAGAGGCTCGGGCCGCGGCGGCGGGCCTCGAAGGTGCCTCCCGGGCAGCAGGGTGGCAGATTGAGGCGGTCGCGTTGGCCCGACAGCTCCTGGCGGCCGAGCAGCGGCGCTTTGATGCCGGCGAATCATCGCTCTTCCTGGTGAATCAGCGCGAGCGCGGATTGCTCGACGAAACGACCAAACTGGCCGATGCTGAGGTGAAGCGTGTCGCCTCGGCGGCCAAGCTCGCCACCGCCCTCGGATACCCCGCCCGACTCCCGGAGTCCTGA
- a CDS encoding HlyD family efflux transporter periplasmic adaptor subunit codes for MSATPDLSRDPEGLGLHAPSLLRTPRHHGVLRRWLLGIGLVVLVILFLPWQQYVSGKGAVIAYRPEDRPQLVNSAIAGRITTWHVAEGQFVRRGDPILSLAEIKDDYLDPSTADRYGEQVAAKRMAATAKAAKVSALDLQIAALTEGQGLKAQQLRTKIEQVRFTVVADSAAVEAALLDSAVAIRQLGAQEALYREGLKSLVEVEGARTRAQSVAARVASARGTLAKSRAELENATLEVRTVAAEYADKLAKARGDRSATSAEMHETRADIAKLRNSEANVRLRNGLATVTAPQDGYVVRVLRAGVGETVKEGEAVATVMPNAADLAVELYVKAMDVPLLRPGRKVRLTFDGWPALQFAGWPSVAVGTFGGIIAVIDQINAPDGTYRILVRPDGTDEPWPSSPSLRVGSGVVGWAMLDEVPIWYEFWRTLNGFPPTVQQPAPGATPKGGGGK; via the coding sequence ATGAGCGCCACACCCGATCTGAGCCGCGATCCGGAAGGACTCGGGCTGCACGCCCCGAGCCTCCTGCGCACTCCCCGCCACCACGGCGTGCTGCGCCGCTGGCTGCTCGGCATCGGCCTCGTCGTGTTGGTGATCCTCTTCCTCCCCTGGCAGCAGTACGTCTCGGGGAAGGGCGCGGTGATCGCCTACCGTCCGGAGGATCGCCCGCAGTTGGTCAACAGCGCGATCGCCGGCCGCATCACGACATGGCACGTCGCCGAGGGGCAGTTCGTGCGCCGCGGCGACCCGATCCTCTCGCTCGCCGAGATCAAGGACGACTACCTCGACCCGTCCACCGCCGATCGCTACGGCGAGCAGGTGGCGGCGAAGCGGATGGCGGCGACGGCCAAGGCGGCGAAGGTCTCCGCGCTCGACCTGCAGATTGCCGCGCTCACGGAGGGGCAGGGGCTCAAGGCGCAGCAACTGCGCACCAAGATCGAGCAGGTGCGCTTCACCGTCGTCGCGGACTCGGCCGCAGTGGAGGCCGCACTCCTCGACAGCGCGGTGGCGATCCGCCAACTCGGCGCACAGGAAGCGCTGTATCGCGAAGGGCTGAAGAGCCTGGTGGAAGTCGAGGGGGCGCGGACGCGGGCGCAGTCGGTGGCCGCGCGCGTCGCCTCGGCGCGCGGCACGTTGGCGAAGAGCCGCGCCGAGCTGGAGAACGCGACGCTCGAAGTGCGCACGGTGGCGGCGGAATACGCCGACAAGCTGGCGAAGGCGCGCGGTGATCGCAGCGCGACCTCGGCGGAGATGCACGAGACCCGCGCCGACATCGCCAAGCTGCGCAACAGCGAGGCGAACGTCCGGCTGCGCAACGGGCTCGCCACGGTCACGGCGCCGCAGGATGGCTACGTCGTGCGCGTGCTGCGCGCCGGCGTCGGCGAGACGGTGAAGGAGGGCGAGGCCGTCGCGACCGTGATGCCGAACGCCGCCGACTTGGCGGTGGAGCTGTACGTCAAGGCGATGGATGTGCCGCTGCTGCGCCCCGGCCGCAAGGTGCGCCTGACCTTCGATGGCTGGCCGGCGCTGCAGTTCGCGGGCTGGCCGAGTGTTGCGGTCGGGACGTTCGGCGGCATCATCGCGGTGATCGACCAGATCAACGCGCCGGATGGCACCTACCGCATTCTCGTCCGCCCCGACGGCACCGACGAGCCGTGGCCCAGTTCGCCGTCGCTCCGCGTGGGCTCCGGCGTCGTGGGCTGGGCGATGCTCGACGAAGTGCCGATCTGGTACGAGTTCTGGCGCACCCTCAACGGCTTCCCGCCAACGGTGCAGCAACCCGCGCCTGGTGCGACGCCGAAGGGCGGCGGCGGCAAGTGA
- a CDS encoding ATP-binding cassette domain-containing protein: MVARLTALGAVGAGPTLLLTPFEVQPVLGAGSTEEHGDAHPTPVQRLWQLLRHERSDIGLVYLYATLNGLIYLTLPLGVQSITGLVSGGLILQPVVLLILFVIFGSLASGVLQLLQLSVVELLQQRIFAQLAFEFAFRLPRVRLESVRDEYLPEVMNRFFESVIIQKSLAKLLTESTTAALQVLFGLVLLTFYHPYFAAFSLLLLAVLALIFRVSGPRGLATSIAESADKYAAVRWLQEIGRSITAFKFAGSSAFAVERMDRHVTDYLHHRKAHFRVLVQQAMGMVVFKTVVIGTVLILGSLLVINRQITLGQFVASEIVIVMVMAGIEKLILSLSTLYDILTSVDKVGHVSELPVERDGGTALAATSPAGMTLRTHDLRYRYPGAPSAAVDGITLDVAAGSRVVITGFDGAGQTTFLRVLAGLYHDFEGGLAYDGQPARSLELAAMRSQVGQLLSATDLFDGTLAENLRVGRAHLSNADLAAALDAVGAGDWLATLPNGLDAPIRSGGRSLPSHLVARLLLAQAIVGSPRLVVMDDFFQNLEAQTRDLFVELLMDRRRPWTVIAVSHDQAFLAAADRVLVMQAGRVVADGPLDEVSRTPAASAILGAVGVTS; encoded by the coding sequence GTGGTCGCCCGCCTCACGGCGCTCGGCGCGGTGGGGGCGGGCCCGACCCTGCTGCTCACCCCGTTCGAAGTCCAACCGGTGCTCGGGGCCGGTTCGACCGAGGAGCACGGCGACGCGCATCCCACGCCGGTGCAGCGTCTCTGGCAGTTGCTCCGCCACGAGCGCAGCGACATCGGCCTCGTCTACCTCTATGCCACCCTCAACGGCCTGATCTACCTGACGCTGCCGCTTGGCGTGCAGTCGATCACCGGCCTCGTCTCCGGCGGACTGATCCTGCAGCCGGTCGTGTTGCTGATCCTCTTCGTCATCTTCGGCTCGCTCGCCTCCGGCGTGCTGCAGCTCCTGCAGCTCAGCGTGGTCGAGCTGCTGCAGCAGCGCATCTTCGCGCAGCTCGCCTTCGAGTTCGCCTTCCGCCTGCCGCGGGTCCGCCTCGAAAGCGTGCGCGACGAATATCTGCCCGAGGTGATGAACCGCTTCTTCGAGTCGGTGATCATCCAGAAGTCGCTCGCCAAGCTGCTCACCGAGTCGACGACGGCCGCGCTGCAGGTGCTCTTCGGCCTGGTGCTGCTGACGTTCTATCACCCGTACTTCGCGGCCTTTTCGCTGCTGCTGCTCGCCGTGCTCGCGCTGATCTTCCGGGTCTCCGGCCCGCGCGGCCTGGCGACGTCGATCGCCGAGAGCGCGGACAAGTACGCCGCGGTGCGCTGGCTGCAGGAGATCGGCCGCTCGATCACCGCCTTCAAGTTCGCGGGGAGCAGCGCCTTCGCCGTCGAGCGGATGGACCGCCACGTCACCGACTATCTGCACCACCGCAAGGCCCACTTCCGCGTGCTGGTGCAGCAGGCAATGGGGATGGTGGTCTTCAAGACGGTGGTGATCGGCACCGTCCTGATCCTCGGCTCGCTGCTGGTGATCAACCGCCAGATCACGCTGGGGCAATTCGTCGCCTCGGAGATCGTCATCGTGATGGTGATGGCCGGGATCGAGAAGCTGATCCTCTCGCTCAGCACGCTCTACGACATCCTCACCTCGGTCGACAAGGTCGGCCATGTCTCGGAGCTCCCGGTCGAGCGCGATGGCGGCACGGCGCTCGCTGCGACATCGCCGGCCGGCATGACGCTGCGCACCCACGACCTGCGGTACCGCTATCCCGGCGCGCCGTCGGCCGCGGTCGATGGCATCACGCTCGACGTGGCCGCCGGGTCGCGCGTGGTGATCACCGGCTTCGACGGTGCGGGGCAGACCACCTTCCTGCGCGTGCTGGCCGGGCTCTACCACGACTTCGAGGGCGGCCTCGCGTATGACGGCCAGCCGGCACGCTCGCTCGAACTCGCCGCCATGCGCAGCCAGGTGGGGCAGCTGCTCTCCGCCACCGACCTCTTCGACGGCACCCTCGCGGAGAATCTGCGCGTCGGCCGCGCGCATCTGAGCAACGCCGATCTGGCCGCGGCGCTGGACGCCGTCGGCGCCGGCGATTGGCTCGCCACGTTGCCCAACGGCCTCGACGCACCGATTCGCTCCGGTGGCCGCTCGCTGCCATCGCACCTCGTGGCGCGGCTGCTCCTCGCGCAGGCCATCGTCGGGTCGCCGCGCCTCGTGGTCATGGACGACTTCTTCCAGAACCTCGAGGCGCAGACGCGCGACCTCTTCGTCGAGCTCCTGATGGATCGTCGGCGGCCGTGGACCGTGATCGCGGTGTCGCATGACCAGGCGTTCCTCGCGGCGGCCGATCGCGTCCTGGTGATGCAGGCCGGTCGGGTGGTCGCCGATGGTCCGCTCGACGAAGTGTCCCGGACGCCGGCGGCGAGCGCGATTCTCGGCGCGGTGGGGGTGACGTCATGA
- a CDS encoding COX15/CtaA family protein, with the protein MTTLPDAQPRLARLAWWTLGVNLLVIIWGAFVRASGSGAGCGNHWPLCNGQVIPQSPTLHTIVELTHRVTSGVALLFVVALLVGTRRLLAPGHRARGAAVAAMVLMLMEAAIGAGLVKFELVADNASMARAWSLAAHLVNTQLLLAAIALTGWWSAGHPMVRLQGRAWWPVVGLLGLIVVGTTGAIVSLGDTLFPASSLQAGLAQDQDPAAHPLIRLRMWHPILAVTVGTGLLLLSLAAPKWRPDPMTTRASRTLTGLVVTQWGLGVATLVLLVPVPLQLLHLLTADLLWLAVLWVGAALAADQAATSPARS; encoded by the coding sequence ATGACGACGCTTCCGGACGCCCAGCCTCGACTCGCCCGCCTCGCCTGGTGGACCCTCGGTGTGAACCTGCTGGTGATCATCTGGGGGGCGTTTGTGCGGGCCAGCGGCTCGGGTGCCGGCTGCGGCAACCACTGGCCGCTTTGCAATGGCCAGGTGATCCCGCAGTCGCCGACGCTTCACACCATCGTCGAGTTGACCCATCGCGTCACCAGCGGGGTGGCGCTGCTCTTCGTGGTGGCACTGTTGGTGGGCACGCGTCGCCTGTTGGCGCCCGGCCATCGTGCCCGCGGTGCCGCCGTGGCGGCGATGGTGCTGATGCTGATGGAAGCCGCGATCGGCGCCGGGCTGGTGAAGTTCGAACTCGTGGCGGACAACGCCTCGATGGCGCGCGCGTGGTCCCTCGCGGCGCACCTGGTCAACACGCAGCTCTTGCTGGCCGCGATCGCCCTGACCGGGTGGTGGAGTGCCGGTCACCCCATGGTACGCCTGCAGGGCCGCGCGTGGTGGCCGGTGGTCGGGCTGCTGGGGTTGATCGTGGTCGGCACGACCGGGGCGATCGTCTCGCTCGGCGACACCCTCTTCCCCGCGAGCTCGCTCCAGGCCGGGCTCGCCCAGGATCAGGACCCCGCCGCGCATCCGCTGATCAGGCTGCGGATGTGGCACCCGATCCTTGCCGTCACGGTGGGCACCGGCCTCCTGCTGCTCTCACTGGCCGCCCCCAAGTGGCGGCCTGACCCGATGACGACGCGCGCCAGTCGGACGCTGACCGGACTGGTGGTGACGCAGTGGGGATTGGGGGTGGCGACGTTGGTGCTGCTGGTGCCGGTGCCGCTGCAGCTGCTGCACCTGCTCACCGCCGACTTGCTCTGGCTCGCCGTGCTGTGGGTCGGTGCGGCGCTTGCCGCCGATCAGGCGGCGACGAGTCCCGCGAGGAGTTGA
- a CDS encoding HD domain-containing protein — protein MSHAVRFLHALAHALATMALYSPGHPAGRRAQELALDALRALLAADPDPIFLFLGGPPIYAGRALHELGDWPWGPRFSDISVQRLQFDGLATSESFAALLEQLQARLAGSDAAILGEVHLPGISFGPVAVEAMASEEAVLTPEAPEEGEPLVSVDLREELEAMRFVLTEARAGRVARAEAEAIARILAGLVEQYLLPQATVADGGEPAAHAVNTALLTMAAGQRAGLEGPDRVRLGVAALWHDVGMMRLPAEYGAKTSLSPDERRMVERHPVLGAELLLQAGGRGLELSALVAFEHHLRPDGTGYPTRHFGHHQHWASALVGAAAAYTAVRAPRPFREAWGAARAMHYLESGAGTVFDAGVAQLLAGLVAA, from the coding sequence GTGAGCCACGCCGTCCGCTTCCTGCACGCGCTCGCGCATGCGCTCGCGACGATGGCGCTCTACTCGCCCGGCCATCCGGCGGGACGCCGTGCGCAGGAACTGGCGCTGGACGCGTTGCGTGCGCTCCTCGCCGCCGATCCCGATCCGATCTTCCTCTTTCTTGGCGGGCCGCCGATCTATGCCGGGCGGGCGCTGCACGAACTCGGCGACTGGCCGTGGGGGCCGCGCTTCTCCGACATCTCCGTGCAGCGGCTCCAGTTCGATGGCCTCGCCACGTCGGAGTCGTTCGCGGCGCTGCTGGAGCAGTTGCAGGCGCGTCTCGCGGGCAGCGACGCCGCCATTCTCGGCGAGGTGCATCTCCCCGGCATCTCCTTCGGCCCGGTCGCCGTCGAGGCGATGGCGTCGGAGGAAGCGGTGCTCACACCCGAGGCACCGGAAGAGGGCGAGCCGCTGGTCTCCGTGGACCTCCGCGAAGAGCTCGAGGCGATGCGCTTCGTCCTCACTGAGGCACGTGCCGGCCGCGTGGCGCGCGCGGAGGCGGAGGCGATTGCGCGGATCCTGGCCGGGTTGGTCGAGCAGTATCTCCTGCCGCAGGCCACCGTGGCCGACGGTGGCGAACCCGCGGCTCACGCCGTCAACACGGCGCTGCTGACCATGGCCGCAGGCCAGCGTGCGGGGCTCGAGGGGCCCGACCGGGTTCGACTCGGGGTGGCGGCACTCTGGCATGACGTGGGGATGATGCGTTTGCCGGCGGAGTACGGTGCAAAGACTTCGCTCTCACCCGACGAGCGTCGGATGGTGGAGCGGCATCCCGTGCTCGGCGCCGAGCTCCTGTTGCAGGCCGGTGGGAGAGGGCTTGAGCTGTCGGCGCTCGTCGCGTTCGAGCACCACCTGCGCCCCGATGGCACCGGCTATCCCACTCGGCACTTCGGCCATCACCAGCACTGGGCCTCCGCCCTGGTGGGCGCGGCGGCCGCCTACACGGCCGTCCGCGCCCCCCGCCCCTTCCGAGAGGCGTGGGGCGCGGCGCGCGCGATGCACTACCTCGAGTCCGGCGCCGGCACCGTCTTCGATGCCGGCGTGGCTCAACTCCTCGCGGGACTCGTCGCCGCCTGA
- the icd gene encoding NADP-dependent isocitrate dehydrogenase, which translates to MPTPSHAPVFTTLAPPTDGEQITLVDGVLQVPDAPIIPFIEGDGTGPDIWRASQHVLDGAVRIAYGGKRRLAWFEVFAGEKAKDRYDSWLPEDTITAINHYLVAIKGPLTTPVGGGIRSLNVALRQQLDLYACVRPVRWFTGVPSPVKDPGAVDMVIFRENTEDIYAGIEYEAHSAGVKKLIAFLQQEMGVKNIRFPDSSAIGIKPVSEEGSKRLIRAAIQYAIKEGRPSVTLVHKGNIMKYTEGGFRDWGYQLAREEFGAVDHEGGPWQVLPNGIIIKDVIADAMLQQVLTRPRDYGVLATLNLNGDYISDALAAQVGGIGIAPGANINYVTGHAIFEATHGTAPKYAGKDMVNPGSVILSGEMMLRHLGWHEAAELVLNSLATTIGQKRVTYDFERLMEGATKLSTSAFGQAMVDNMVAPT; encoded by the coding sequence ATGCCCACTCCATCCCACGCCCCGGTCTTCACGACCCTCGCGCCGCCTACCGACGGCGAACAGATCACCCTTGTCGATGGTGTCCTGCAGGTTCCCGACGCCCCGATCATCCCCTTCATCGAGGGCGATGGCACCGGCCCCGACATCTGGCGCGCCTCGCAGCATGTCCTCGATGGCGCGGTGCGGATCGCCTATGGCGGGAAGCGACGGCTGGCCTGGTTCGAGGTGTTCGCCGGCGAGAAGGCCAAGGACCGCTACGACTCCTGGCTGCCCGAGGACACGATCACGGCGATCAATCACTACCTGGTCGCGATCAAGGGGCCGCTGACCACGCCGGTCGGTGGCGGGATCCGCTCGCTCAACGTGGCGCTTCGGCAGCAGCTCGATCTCTATGCCTGCGTCCGCCCGGTCCGCTGGTTCACGGGTGTCCCATCGCCGGTAAAGGATCCGGGCGCCGTCGACATGGTGATCTTCCGCGAGAACACCGAAGACATCTATGCCGGCATCGAATACGAGGCGCACTCGGCCGGTGTGAAGAAGTTGATCGCCTTCCTGCAGCAGGAGATGGGCGTCAAGAACATCCGCTTCCCCGACTCGTCGGCGATCGGCATCAAGCCGGTGTCGGAAGAGGGCTCGAAGCGGCTGATCCGCGCGGCGATCCAGTACGCGATCAAGGAAGGGCGGCCCAGTGTGACGCTGGTCCACAAGGGCAACATCATGAAGTACACCGAGGGCGGCTTCCGCGACTGGGGCTACCAGCTCGCGCGCGAGGAGTTCGGTGCCGTCGATCACGAGGGCGGGCCGTGGCAGGTGCTGCCGAACGGGATCATCATCAAGGACGTGATCGCCGACGCGATGCTGCAGCAGGTGCTGACGCGGCCGCGCGACTACGGCGTGCTCGCCACGCTGAACTTGAATGGTGACTACATCTCCGACGCGCTGGCCGCGCAGGTCGGCGGCATCGGCATCGCGCCCGGGGCGAACATCAACTACGTCACTGGCCACGCGATCTTCGAGGCGACCCATGGCACCGCGCCGAAGTACGCCGGCAAGGACATGGTGAACCCGGGCTCCGTCATCCTCTCGGGCGAGATGATGCTGCGCCACCTCGGCTGGCACGAGGCGGCGGAGCTGGTGTTGAACTCGCTCGCCACGACGATCGGCCAGAAGCGCGTCACCTACGATTTCGAGCGGTTGATGGAGGGCGCCACCAAGCTCTCGACCTCGGCCTTCGGCCAGGCGATGGTGGACAACATGGTGGCCCCGACCTGA
- a CDS encoding alpha/beta fold hydrolase, which yields MADDPTPSPTLAPGHPLLRADRRVMTTRAALRALGRIAPGATARIAEALFVKTSRPAPRPDEAAWLGTAARFTVRAAGQTIAGYAWGSHGPIVVVAHGWWSHAGRFAPLAKGLLDAGMRVVAYDAPGHGRSTGWRATMPEFAATIRAVGDHHGPLHAVVGHSLGGSASIFALARGLNASRAVLIAAPADITSWLVRFRDTFELPEGIYTRMQRNMQHRLRLTWDDLDLPVLARQLTQPALIVHDMQDSDVPYAEGKQLAEAWRGSILHTTEKLGHRAILRDRAVIDTVVDFLRVGGTP from the coding sequence ATGGCCGACGACCCGACCCCCTCGCCCACGCTCGCGCCCGGCCACCCGCTCCTGCGCGCCGACCGGCGGGTCATGACGACCCGCGCGGCCCTCCGCGCCCTCGGCCGGATCGCCCCCGGGGCCACGGCGCGGATCGCCGAGGCCCTCTTCGTGAAGACCTCGCGGCCGGCCCCCCGCCCCGACGAGGCGGCCTGGCTCGGCACCGCCGCACGGTTCACGGTCCGTGCCGCCGGTCAGACGATCGCCGGCTATGCCTGGGGCAGCCACGGGCCGATCGTGGTGGTCGCCCATGGCTGGTGGAGCCACGCGGGGCGCTTTGCCCCCTTGGCCAAAGGGCTGCTCGACGCGGGCATGCGCGTGGTCGCGTACGACGCCCCCGGGCACGGCCGCTCGACGGGGTGGCGGGCCACGATGCCGGAGTTTGCCGCGACGATCCGCGCCGTCGGCGACCACCACGGCCCCCTGCACGCGGTCGTCGGGCACTCGCTCGGCGGCTCCGCCTCGATCTTCGCGCTGGCCCGCGGCCTCAATGCCTCGCGCGCCGTCCTGATCGCCGCCCCCGCCGACATCACCTCGTGGCTCGTCCGCTTCCGCGACACCTTCGAGTTGCCAGAGGGGATCTACACCCGGATGCAGCGGAACATGCAGCACCGCCTGCGCCTGACCTGGGATGACCTCGATCTCCCGGTGCTGGCGCGGCAACTGACGCAGCCGGCGCTGATTGTCCACGACATGCAGGACTCCGACGTGCCCTACGCCGAGGGGAAGCAGCTCGCCGAGGCGTGGCGCGGCAGCATCCTGCACACCACGGAGAAGCTCGGCCACCGCGCGATTCTGCGGGACCGAGCGGTGATCGACACCGTCGTCGACTTCCTGCGGGTTGGGGGGACGCCGTAG